The DNA window GGCGCAACCACCACATTGTATTCGCTACCCTGGCTTTTGTGCACTGTGGTGGCATAGGCCAACACGACCTCGTTCATGTCAGAGGTGTCGTATTCAACCAGCCTGTCATCAAAGCCGATTGTCAGGCTTCCAGCCTCCCTGTCTATCTGCCTTATCCTGCCTATGTCGCCGTTGAATACATTCTTATCGTAGTTGTTCTTAATCTGCATGACCTTGTCTCCAACCCTGTATTCAACTCCGGCGTACCTGATGGAAACGCCCGAGGGGTTGAGCACCTCCTGCAGCGTCTGGTTGAAGCTAGCCGTTCCTGTGCTGCCCCTTTGCATGGGACATATGACCTGTATGTCATCCACAGCGTCGACCCCGTAGTACTTGGGCAGCCTGCTCGAGCAAAGCTCCCTTATAGTCAGCGCAACCTTTTCGGGATCCTCCTCCTCCATGAAGAAAAAGTCGGATTTTTTACTGTTTGAAAGATCTGGGAAGTTGCCTTTGTTTATCTTGTGGGCATTAGTTATTATCCTGCTGCCCATAGCCTGCCTGAAAATCCTCTCCAGCTTGACCACAGGAACCGCTCCGGAGGCTATTATGTCCTGGAGCACCTTGCCCGGACCCACAGAAGGCAACTGGTCCACGTCGCCCACCAAGATGACTACAGCCTCGTCCCTTACGGCCTTGAGTAACGTGTTCATCATGACTATGTCCACCATGGAAGCCTCGTCGATTACGAGCACGTCGCAGGTTAGCGGGTTGTCTTGATTTTTCTGGTAGCCCGCCGGAGGCTTGAACTCCAGAAGCCGATGTATCGTGAGCGCTTTTTTTCCAGTGGTTTCGCTGAGCCTCTTTGCCGCTCTTCCGGTGGGCGCTGCAAGCGACACCTTCGCTCCTAACCTTTCGAACATTTTTATTATGGCATTCGTAGTAGTCGTCTTTCCTGTTCCGGGGCCGCCCGTTAGCACCATGAATTTCGAGCTTACAGCCGTTCTTATCGCGTCAAGCTGAACCTTGTCGTATCTCATGCCCGACTCAGCCTGTATTGTCTCTAGCATTAGCCCTATGTCAAAGCCCTCATAGCCGCTCTTTTGCGACGCAAGCTTTACAATCCTCGACGCCGCTCCGATTTCGCTGTAATAGAGTCCCGGAATATACACCGCGGACTCCTCCTCTATAAGCAACGCCTCGGCGCTCATCTTGTCTATTGCGCGCTCAACCAGCTCGCTTTCAACTCCGAGCATCTCGCATGCACTTTTTACAAGCTCCTCTCGCAATGAAAAGCAGTGGCCGTCCGACGAAAGCTCCCCCAGCACGTAGACAGCGCCGGCGCAGCACCTTTCTATGGAATTCTCGTCGTATCCCATGTTCCGGGCTATTCCATCGGCCGTCTTGAAGCCTATGCCCCATATATCCTGTGCAAGCCTGTAGGGATTTTCCTTTACAAGCTCTATACTCTCGTTGCCGTAAGCTTTGTATATCTTTACGGCATACGAAGCCGACACGCCATTGCCTTGCAGGAAGAGCATTATGTTCTTGATATCCTTTTGCTCCTCCCAG is part of the Peptoclostridium acidaminophilum DSM 3953 genome and encodes:
- the recD2 gene encoding SF1B family DNA helicase RecD2; this translates as MDFLSGIVERITYSNEENGFSVIKLKSKGFNDLVTVVGNMATVNIGSAVKVKGVWKNNGQYGRQFCASEYEETVPATVKGIEKYLGSGLIKGIGPVNAKRIVDMFGTETIDVIERQTERLMQIEGIGEKRVQMIKRAWEEQKDIKNIMLFLQGNGVSASYAVKIYKAYGNESIELVKENPYRLAQDIWGIGFKTADGIARNMGYDENSIERCCAGAVYVLGELSSDGHCFSLREELVKSACEMLGVESELVERAIDKMSAEALLIEEESAVYIPGLYYSEIGAASRIVKLASQKSGYEGFDIGLMLETIQAESGMRYDKVQLDAIRTAVSSKFMVLTGGPGTGKTTTTNAIIKMFERLGAKVSLAAPTGRAAKRLSETTGKKALTIHRLLEFKPPAGYQKNQDNPLTCDVLVIDEASMVDIVMMNTLLKAVRDEAVVILVGDVDQLPSVGPGKVLQDIIASGAVPVVKLERIFRQAMGSRIITNAHKINKGNFPDLSNSKKSDFFFMEEEDPEKVALTIRELCSSRLPKYYGVDAVDDIQVICPMQRGSTGTASFNQTLQEVLNPSGVSIRYAGVEYRVGDKVMQIKNNYDKNVFNGDIGRIRQIDREAGSLTIGFDDRLVEYDTSDMNEVVLAYATTVHKSQGSEYNVVVAPITMQHFVMLQRNLIYTCITRAKQILVLVGSKKAIAMAVKNNKIVDRNTRLSERIIKQA